The window TTTTCTCCGCCGCCCCCGGATGGTATAATCACTGGAATTCGTATTCAACGAGGAGGAAAGGACCGCAGTCATGAGATTCAGATACCTTGTCGCAGCAGCAATCACCATCGCGCTCGCCGCCTCGGCCTGCACGAGCGAGAAGGCCAGGGAGGCCGCCGTCGAAGAGGAGACCGTCTCCGGCACGGCGTCCATGGAGGGCCTGCCCGAGGGGCATCCCTCCATAGACACGAGCGTCGACCCCGGCGCCGCTTCGTTCATGAAGCAGGCCGGAAAGGACGGCAGCGTCTCCCACTCGGGGCTGAGGACCCAGAAGCAAGTGCGGGTATCGGACGAGATAAAGGCCAAGTGGAAGGAAGTGACGCTCGAGGTCTTCGACACGAGCGACAGCACCAAGGCGGTGAGCAAGTTCCGCATCGGCTCGAAGACCAAGATCGACGGCGGCGAGCTCGTCGTCGAGGCCTTCGTCCCCGACTACTCCATCTACGACGACCACATAGGGTCCAAGTCGGCGGAGCTCGTAAACCCGGCCGTGCTCGTCGAGCTCTTCGAGGACGGAAAGAGCGTGGCCAAGGGGTGGGTCTTCAACAAGTACCCGGAATTCAACTCCTTCAAGCACGATAAACTGCGCATCTCGCTCGTAGCTCCCGGCGGCGAACGCCAGCAGCGGCAGGAAGCTTCCGAATAGTCGCCGGGGAGGGCGGGGCCTTGCGGTCCCCGCCCTCCTCCCCCTTCAGAAAGACACTCCCGCGGCAAAACTTCTATTGCCTTCCGGCGCCGAACGTGTTATGCTCTCCGGCGGAGAGATGCCCGAGTGGACGAAGGGGGCTGACTCGAAATCAGTTGTGCCGTTACGCGGCACCGGGGGTTCGAATCCCCCTCTCTCCGCCACCTCCGCAGATGGGGGCCGTCCGACTGTAAAAGGCCGGGCGGCCTTTTTTGTGGATACAGGTCGGATACCCCTCTCTCAGCCACTATCCCGTACATGGGGCCGTCCGGTTCAAAAGGCCGGGCGGCCTTTCTTGTCGATGCAAGGCGGCTACCCCTCTCTCAGTCTTCCCCTTCCGCTTTGAGGGTGTGGAAGGTGAGAACCACGTCCCGCAGTTCGCGCCGCCCGTCGAGCCGCAGTCGCAGCAGAAAGGGTCTGCGGCCCTCGACGAGGTTGAAGCGCAGGTCGTAGTACTCCACCTCGTAGCCCTCCCCCCTGCGGAAGGCGCGCACGATGGGATGGCGCGCGAAGCGGAGGTAGACCCCCGCCACGTCGAGAGAGCGGACCCCGGCCATGAGGCTGCGGAACTCCCCCTCGTCCATGCCGCTGAAACCCTCTTTTCCGAACCTCTCGACCGCCGCCGTCCCCCGCGCCTCGTCCACCTTGACCTGCAGGAACTCGTCGCCGCCGTCGAAGAAGACCGACCACCTGAAGGGGGAGAGCGGCATGGGCACGGCGTCGAGAAGCTCGGCCTCCACGCCCCGGTCGTCGAGTGCCGCCGCCGCTGCGGCCATGGCCGCCTCCTTCACCGAGTGGACAAAGACGAGGTAAGAGACGGCGAGCGCTACGAAGAGGGCGGCGGCGCGAGGGCCGGCCCGCCGGCCCGCCCAGATGCCCGCGACGATTACGGCCGTAAGGATGGGATCGATTATGAAGACCAGGTCGAGGGCGTAGCGCCGCCCGCTAAGGGGATAGAGCAGTTCGGTGCCGTAAGAGGTGATTACGTCGAGGGCCATGTGGGTGTAGTAGCCCGTGAAGGCGAGCGCCGTGACGGAGGCCAGCGAGGGGACGGCCGCGGAGCCGGGAGGGAGCCTTGCAAGGAGGAAGCGGGCGGTCAGGGCGTACAGCGGCACGACGACGAGGCTTCCGGCAAGGGAGTGGGTGAAGCCGCGGTGGTACTTGAGGTAGGCCAGCGGCCCGGCGAAACGCAACGTCAGGTAGTCGATGTCGGGAAGCTCGGCGGCCACGGCCGTTACGATGAGAGCCGCCCGTCCCGCCCGCGCGCCGAGGGCCGTCCTCGACCAGAGGACGCCCGAAAGGATATGGGTCACCGGATCCATGACTCAACCCGGCCGCCGGCGCAAGCGTTCCCCGGGGCCGCCGCGCCGCAGGGCCGCCCATACCGCTTCAAGGCTCGGCGCCCGACAGTCTCGCCGCCCGGTCGGAGAGAGAGGGGTCGCGCCCGCCCTCTATCACTATGCCGAGCAGCTTGCATCCTTCGTCGCCGCCCTCTTCGCAGTCGGTGATGATATCTTCCAGTATGGCAAGCAGTGTCTTGCACCGCCCCTCCTCTCCCGAGGCGCAGGCCGAGGCCATCTCTCCCATGACGATGCCGAAGTAGAGGCAGCCCCGCCCCTCGCCCATGACACAGGCCTTGATGTAGTCGTCGTTGGCCCTCTCCATGGCTCCCTGCCTGTAGTAGGCGTCGCCCCTGCCCAGGTAGGCCGCGGCGCTGGACGGATCGAGGGTGATGGCCTTGGTGAAGTCGCCGATGGCCATGTCGTAGCGGCCGCTGGCGTAGAAGGCGATGCCGCTGTTGAGGTAGGCGGCTGCGTAGCCCGGCACCAGGCCGATGGCCGTGTTGTAGTCGTCGATGGCGGCCTCGGTGCGTCCGCTCTTGAAGCGGGCGTAGCCGCGGTGGTTGTATGCGGCGGCCAGCCTCTCGGCCGCCGAGAGGGCCTCTTCGAGCGGCACGGAGCCGGCGTGCCCGGCGGAGGGCATGTCGAGACCGTCGTCGAGACGCCGCAGGTCGAAGCCGGCGGTGTCGTCGGGGGCCGAATATAGTGCTATGGCCCGGTCGAAATCGGCGACCGCCCGGTCGTAGAGGCCCTTGAGGCTCAGGGCAAGCCCCCTGCCGAAGTGGTAGTCCGGGTTGTCCGCGTCCAGTTCCAGGGCCGCCTCGAAGTCCGCCGCGGCGTCGTCGTAGCGGCCCAGGGCGGTGTGGACCTGGCCGAGCCTTGCAAGGGCCCTGGCGTTGCGCGGGTCGAGTTCGACGGCCCTGCGCAGGTCGTCCACGGCCTTCTCCATCTCCCCCTTTTTCTGGAGGAGCACGCCACGGTAGTAGTAGGCGTCGGCGGAGGCTGCGTCCAGTTCGATGGCCCGGTCGAAGTCGGCGAGGGCGTCGTCGTAGCGGCCCAGGCGGGTGTAGGCGTCGCCGCGCGAGCCGTAGGCCGGGGCGAAGCCGGGGTCGGCGGCGATGGCGCGGTCGAAATCCGAGACGGCCCGTTCGTACTGGCCCCTGAGGCTGAAGATGACGCCGCGGCCGTGGAAGGATAGGGCGTCTGTCCCGTCCAGCTCGATGGCCCTGTTGTAATCGAGCAGCGCCCGGTCGTAGAAACCGCCGGCCGCCAGGGCCGATCCCCGCAGCGCATAGCCCGATGCGTCGTCGGGCGCGATGAAGACCACGTCTGTAAAGTCCTCGACCGCGTCGTCGTAGCGGCCCATGCGCATATAGGCCACCCCCCGTGCGCGGAAGGCGCCGCCGTCAGCCCCCTCACCCAGCTCTATGGCGGTGGTCAGGTCCGCAACGGCCCGCTCGTACCGTTCGGTCTCGAGGAAGAGGAGCCCCCGGCCCAGGTAGCTTTCGGCCCTCCCGCCGTCGAGCTCCACGGCCCGGTCATAGCCCTCCAGCGCCCGCTCGTACTCCCCCGCGGCCCGAAGGGCGTCGGCCAGGCCCGCATGGGCCTCGGCCAGCGTCGGCGCGAGCTCCACGGCGCGCTCGAGGGCCTCGAGCGCCTCGTCCACGCGCCCCAGGCCGAGAAGCGCCCTGCCCCGGCCAGACCAGGCCGCCCCGGACCCGCCGTCGAGCTCTATGGCCCGGTCGAAGTCCTCGAGGGCGCGCGCGGCGTCGCCGAGGGCAAGGCGGACCCGCCCTCTCAGCTCGCGGCAGCGGCTGTCCCCGCCGTCGAGCTCCACGGCCCGGTCGAGGTCATCGAGGGCGTAGTCGGGCTCGCCCGCGCCCAGGTGCGCCGCGCCGCGCAGGACGAGGGCCGCCGCAAGGTCCCCGTCGAGCTCGATGGCCGCGGTGAGGTCGTCTGCGGCCTGGTAGTAGTCGGCGCCGTCGATGAGGGTGGCGGCCCGCCCCACGTATGGCCAGGCCCAGCGGGGGTCGAGCTCGATGGCCGTGCCGTAAGCCGCCATCGCCTCGTCGCCGCGGCCGGAGAGGGCCGCCACCAGGGCCTTCTCGAGCCAGAGCGCCGCCTGCAGGCGCCTTCTCGCCGTCTCGACGGCCTCTATCATCTCGCGCCGGCGCCCGGCGTCGTCCTCGGCCTCGAGCCGCCCGTCGAGCCCGTCGGCGGCCCTGTCGAGCTCTTCGAAGGCGGAGACCACGGCGCCGTACTCCTCGGCGCGGTAGCCCCGGGCCGCCGCCCTCGCCGCAGCGAGGAAGACGTCCCTGTGAAGACGGACCTTGAGGACGACGGTGAAGGCGAAGTTGTCGTCGATGATCTCGCGCCTCTTCTCGTCGACCCTGAAGTCGAGGGCCGCCAGGGCGGCGGCCTCGGCCTCGGCGTCGGTGAGCGCAATGCCGGACGCAGCGGCAAGACGCCCCAGTTCCGGGGCGGCGCGCCTTACGGCCTCGATGCGCGCCTTCCACATGGCCCGGCTCTCGGCCTCCGAGAGCGTCTCGCCGGCTCCGAGAAGGTGGGAGCTCGTGACGAGCCGCTCGAAGGCGGCGCTGCGCTGCGGCGTGAGAACGACGAGCAAAAAAGCCGCGGCGGCGGCCGCCACGGCCGCCGCCCCAGGTTTGTCGACCCCCAAGATCATCGTCTCTTCCTCCGGGACCGTCTCATACCACCCGCAGCCGCCCGCAACCGCCCGCGAGCAGGGCCACGGCCCCCGATGGCGCCACGGCACACCGGTCGCCTATCTCGCCTTGACCAGGGCCCTCGACGGACCGAGCGGCGAGCTTATCTCCACCCCTCCCCTGAGCGTGCCCATCACCTTGCCGTCCACCAGTATCTGCACGCGCCTTATGCGCGGGAAGTTGAGCGTCACGGTGTTCACTATGGAATAGACTGTCATCCTCTCGTCTGCGGCCCCTTCGCCGCGCTCACCCACGACATGGAAGCTCAGGTCCACGTAGGCCGTGCCGTCCTTTATCCTCAGCTCAAGCAGCCTCGTGCCCGGGGGCACCGTCCTCGCAAGGCCCGGTGTCCCCGGTCCCTCGAGCAGCAGGGAGAGGGCCTCTTCGACCTGGAAGAAGAGCGGTCCGTCCTCGATCTCCACCCTCTCGGGCGCAAGCATGGGCCCGTCGCGGCGGGCGAAGAAGAGATCGACCGTCTTTTTCCCGGCCCGGTCCGAAGGGGCGGGCCCAGGCCGCCTGCCCGCGGCCGCCCGCTCCGGCGCCGTGGCCCCACGCTCAGAGACCGGCCTTTCCGTCCGCGCCCCCTCCTCCATCTCGCCGACGGCGACGAAGATCGCAAGGCAGACGGCGAAGGCGGCGAACGCCGCCGCGACGGTCGTCCATGGAGACCCCCCTGCCGCCACGGCCCTCAGCCTCCGAGCCTTACGAGCTCGGCCCGATGGAGGCCGTCGCCGAAAAAGCGCCTGCCCACCGCAGCGAAGCGCCCCGGAGAGTCGGTGACGAAGAAGCGGCGCTCGGGCTCTCCCCCCCCGCACACAAGCCCCTTCTCCACGAGCAGGCGCTCCACCTCAAGGGCCGTCGCCTCGGCCGAATCGACGAGCCTCACTTCCGGTCCAGCAACCCGCCCTATGGTCTCCTTGAGGAGCGGATAGTGGGTACAGCCCAGCACGAGCGTGTCTATGCCGGCCTCCACGAGGGCGGAGAGGTAGAGCCGCGCCGTGAGCTCGGCCACCTCGTTGCACGTCCATCCCTCCTCGGCGAGAGGGACGAAGAGCGGGCAAGCCCTGCTCACCACCTCGGCGTCGGGCCTGCGGCGCTTTATGGCCGCCTCGTATGAACCGCTTCGCACGGTCCCCTCCGTGCCGATCACCCCTATGCGTCCCCTTCGCGTAAGCCCCACGGCGCGGGCCGCCCCGGGCTCTATGACCCCTATGACGGGCACGTCGAGCATCTCCGAGAGCTCGCCCAGGGCGTAGGCCGAGGCCGTGTTGCAGGCCGCCACCACCACCTTCACGTCGCAGCCGGCGAGAAAGCGGGCGTTCTCCAGCGAGTAGCGTATGATCGTCTCCGCCGACTTGGTGCCGTAGGGAACCCTCGCCGTATCGCCGAGATAGACGGTGCTCTCTCCGGGCAGCCTCCGGGCTATGGCCCTCAACACGGTGAGCCCCCCTATGCCCGAGTCGAAGATGCCTATGGGATCGGTTTTCATAAGTTATCAAACCAGTTTAGGTAATGGAACTTTTGTTGTCAACGAAAAATCTTTTGCTATAATATGGGTGAAACCTGTCCGGCGGAAGACTCTCCCAGCCGCTTGACAACGAGACAAAGACGGACGATTGACAAGGTAATGGACAAGGCTATGTTCCTGAAGGAACTGATGGAGGAACACACGGAGATAAGGCGGCTTCTGAGGGACCTGGAGACCGCCGTAACCGACTCCGACTCAATGGACTGCCGTCTCGTCTCGTCCATGCTCGCCGATCTCGAGGGGAAGCTTCTCGACCACGTGGCGCGCGAGGACAGGCGTTTTTATCCGGAGCTGCGCACCGGCGCCCTCGAGGCGGGCCAGACCGCACTTCTGCCGGCCCTCGATCTCTTCATCAATTCCATGGGGAAGCTTTCGGCCAGGGCCAGGGAGTTCTTCGATAACTACGGGTCGGCCGTCAGGATCGCAGCCGACCAGGAAGGCTTCAAAAAGGGGTTCATGGGACTCAAGCGCGACATGCTGGAGAGGATAAAGAGCGAGGAGGGGAGCATCTACGCCATCTACAGGTCCTACTACAGTTGAGAGTCCCATGGAGAACGCCGAGATCGCGGCCGTCCTGGCCGACATCGCAGACCTCCTCGAAATAAAGGGCGAGAACGCCTTCCGCGTCCGCTCCTACCGTAACGCCGCACTGGCCATCGACTCCCTGCCGGTCAAGGTCTCCACCATAGTCGCCGCCGGAGCGCGCCGTCTCGAAGAGATACCGGGCGTGGGCAGGGGCATAGCCGAGAAGATAGTGGAGCTCGTCACCACCGGCGGGCTCGCCTACCTCGATGCCCTCGAAAGGGAGATACCGAGGGGACTTATCGAGGTGCTGCGCGTCCAGGGCATGGGACCGAAGAAGACGGCCCTCGTCTTCCGGGAGCTGGGGGTGCGCGGACTGGACGACCTCGAGGCCGCGGCCAGGGCCGGCAAGCTCCGCGCACTGGCCGGCATGGGGGAGAAGACGGAGCAGAAGGTCCTGCGATCCATCGCCCAGCTGCGCCGCATGAGCGGGCGCCACAGGCTCGCTGTCGTAATGGCCGTGGCCTCCGAGCTCGTCGCCTACCTGCGCGGCTGCGAGGGCGTGGGGCGGGTCGAGGCGGCGGGAAGCCTGCGGCGCTTGCGCGACACGGTCGGCGACCTCGACGTGCTGGTCTCGGCGCGCCACGGCGAGCCCCTGATGGAGAGGTTCGTAGCGTGGGAGGCGGTGCGCGAGGTGCTCGCAAAGGGCGCCACCAGGACGTCGGTCATCCTCAGAAACGGACTGCAGGTGGACGTGAGGGTCGTGGACGACGGCTCCTTCGGCGCGGCGCTCCAGTACTTCACGGGCTCCAAGGCCCATAACGTGGCGCTCAGGGAGCGGGCCGTACGCATGGGGCTCAAGATCAGCGAGTACGGGGTCTTCGACGCCGGCGACGGACGCAGGATAGCCGGCGCCGACGAGGCGGGGGTCTACGGCGCCGTGGGCCTTCCGTGGATACCGCCGGAGCTGCGCGAGAACCTCGGCGAGATAGAGGCCGCAGAAAAGGGGGAGCTCCCGGCGCCGCTCGAGGTCGGCGACATCGCCGGCGATCTCCACTGCCACACGACGGCGAGCGACGGTTCGGCAACCATCGAGGAGATGGCCGGCGCGGCCATGGATCTCGGCTACGAGTACCTGGCCGTGACCGACCACTCGCAGGCCGTCTCCATAGCCCACGGCCTCGATGAAAAGAGGCTCGCAAGACACATGGAGGCCGTCGACGACGTCAACGCCGCCCTCTCCCGCCGCGGCTCTTCCTTCAAGCTCCTCAAGGGCGCCGAGGTCGATATCCGGGCCGACGGCTCGCTCGACTACGGCCCCGCGGCACTCAAGGGACTCGACTGCGTGGTGGCCGCCGTACATTCGGCCTTCAACATGCCGGGCCGCGAGATGACGGCGCGGATAGTAAGGGCCCTCTCAACGGGTCTCGTCCACATCCTCGCCCATCCGACGGGAAGGCTTCTCACAATGCGCGAACCCTACGATCTCGACATGGAAGAGATAACGGCGAGCTGCAGGAAGTACGACGTGGCCCTCGAACTCAACTGCTCGCCCGAAAGGCTCGACCTCTCGGACACGCACCTGCGGCTGGCGCGCTCCAGGGGCGTGCCGGTGGTCATCTCCACCGACGCCCACGCGCCGCAGCACCTCTCCAACATCACCCTGGGAGTCCGCTATGCGCGGCGGGGATGGATCGAGAAAAAACACGTGCTTAACTCAAGAAACCTCAAGCAGTTAATGAAGTTTCTCAGGCGGTGAACGCCTCATGGCGGCCGTCCGGCGCAGGCATGGCGACGGACGCCGGGGCGAAGCTCTTTCGCAGAGGAGGTATCTTTTTCAGTCTATGGAAGGCTCTGCAACCACCTACGTTATAGGTCACAAGAACCCGGACACCGATTCGATAGTCTCGGCCATTGCCCTGGCCGAGCTCAAGCGGGCCACGGGGATGGAGAACGTCCATGCCGCCAGGGCGGGCGACATAAATCCTCAGACGGCCTTCGTGCTCGAGTACTTCGGCGTCGAGCCGCCGCGCTACCTGACCGACGTCTACGTGAAGGCGGGCGATATAATGAACACCGACGTCGTGTCGGTCTGCGAAGGGGCGCCCGTGCTCAAGGTAATGGACCTGATGAGGAGCGAGGGTGTGAGGTTCGTTCCCGTGCTCGACGGGGCGCGAAGGCCGGTGGGCGCGCTGACGCTTCTGGAGCTTGCCCGCCACTACACATCGAAGTTCGAGGTCGAGGGCTCGCGCCTTGTGACGACGTCTCTCTCCAACGTGGTCGAGGCGCTGGGGGCAAGGCCGCTTCTCGACTTCCTGGGCCGCGACGAGGTGGTCTTCTCCGTCTACGTGGGCGCCATGTCGCGCCGCTCCTTCCGGCGGGTGCTCGAGGGCACGGAGCCGTCGAGGTGCATGATAATCGTCGGGGACCGTGAAGGCATACAGATGGAGTCCATCGAGCGCGGGGTGGGCGCCCTCATCGTCACCGGCGGGCTCGCCGTCGGCGAGCGGGTGGTCGAGGCGGCCGAGGCCGCCGGGGTGAGCCTGGTGGTCTCGCCCTACGACACGGCCACCACGGCTCTGCTTGTGCGGCTCAGCACGCCGGCCTCGAGGATATGCTCCTCGCCCATGGAGACGGCGAGACCGGACGAGCTCGCCCGTGATCTGCGCTTCAGGCTTGCCAGGAGAAGCGGCATAGTCGTGCTCGACGACGAAGGGGCCCTTGCCGGAGTCGTAACCAAGAGCTCTCTTCTGCGCCCATCGCCCACGAGGCTCATACTGGTGGATCACAACGAGCTCTCCCAGGCGGTGGACGGCGCGGACCCGTCGAACATCGTGGAGGTCGTCGACCATCACAGGATCGGAAACTTCAACACCTCCCAGGCCATAACCTTCATATGCGAGCCCGTGGGCTCGACCTCCACGCTGGTGGCCGAGCTGTACAGGCGCAAAGGCGTAGAGATAGGGAAGGAGACGGCGGGTCTTCTGCTCGGCGGGGTCATGAGCGACACGGTCATGCTCCGCTCGCCGACGACGACGGAGCGCGACCGCCGGATAACGGAGTGGCTCGAGGAAGAGTCCGGCCTCGCCCACGAGAAGTTCGGGGCCGAGATATTCGCCGCCACGTCGAGCATAAAGAAGCGGGGAACCCGGGCCGTGGTCAGGGGGGACCACAAGGTCTTCGAGGCCGCGGGGCGACGCTTCGGCATAGGACAGGTGGAGACCATAGGGTTCGGCGAGTTCCACGACGAGCGACAGAGACTGAGAGAAGAGCTCGAAAGGGTGCGAAAGGAGAAGGAGCTTTCCCTCTCGGCCCTGCTCGTAACCGACATCGTCCAGGGGACGTCGCTGCTGCTCGCCGTGGGCGACAAGGACGTGATCTACAACCTCGACTACCCGAGGCTCGACGACGACCTCTTCGAGCTCAAGGGCATCATCTCCCGCAAGAAGCAGGTGGTGCCCCACATCATAGGCGTATTCTCGGGCAACACGGCTTGAGGATAGGGATGAATCAAGGGAAGGAAACATGAGTGAATGAATCGGGAGAGAGGAGGCGGCCGCCCTTGACTATCAATTCCAATGACATGTGCTTACCCTCTTCCAGGCTCTGGGCTGGTGCGTGCCTAAACAGCCCGACAGAGCGAGTGTTCCCGTAGATACTTAGCGGAGAAGACATAAGGCTGTCGGTGAGAGAGTAGCTGACTGCTTCGAAGGTTTTTGCTTTGACATGCCAGAGTCGACGGTATATATTAACCCAGGTTTCTGTGTGGGAGCGGATGGAATGAGAAAGACCAAGCCGAAAGAGCGCAAAATATACGCGGTGCTACCTTATGACGTGCACCAAAAGCTACGAATGAAACGTGCCACTCAATGATGTCACTACCCAAGAATACGTGGCAAGATTGATCAAATTGATCAAGGCGGGTGTCGAAGACCTTGCATTGCCGGAAAAAACCTCGGCCAACAAAGTTGAAATAGAGCAGGCTAAGCATGAGTGATACAGGAAATCAAGCAACCAGCTTTTGGCCTAAAGTTATCCGCGACCCCATTCATAACGTGATAACTTTTGAAAATACAGAAACCGATCAATTGTTGTTTC is drawn from Deltaproteobacteria bacterium and contains these coding sequences:
- a CDS encoding metal-dependent hydrolase — encoded protein: MDPVTHILSGVLWSRTALGARAGRAALIVTAVAAELPDIDYLTLRFAGPLAYLKYHRGFTHSLAGSLVVVPLYALTARFLLARLPPGSAAVPSLASVTALAFTGYYTHMALDVITSYGTELLYPLSGRRYALDLVFIIDPILTAVIVAGIWAGRRAGPRAAALFVALAVSYLVFVHSVKEAAMAAAAAALDDRGVEAELLDAVPMPLSPFRWSVFFDGGDEFLQVKVDEARGTAAVERFGKEGFSGMDEGEFRSLMAGVRSLDVAGVYLRFARHPIVRAFRRGEGYEVEYYDLRFNLVEGRRPFLLRLRLDGRRELRDVVLTFHTLKAEGED
- a CDS encoding tetratricopeptide repeat protein, whose amino-acid sequence is MILGVDKPGAAAVAAAAAAFLLVVLTPQRSAAFERLVTSSHLLGAGETLSEAESRAMWKARIEAVRRAAPELGRLAAASGIALTDAEAEAAALAALDFRVDEKRREIIDDNFAFTVVLKVRLHRDVFLAAARAAARGYRAEEYGAVVSAFEELDRAADGLDGRLEAEDDAGRRREMIEAVETARRRLQAALWLEKALVAALSGRGDEAMAAYGTAIELDPRWAWPYVGRAATLIDGADYYQAADDLTAAIELDGDLAAALVLRGAAHLGAGEPDYALDDLDRAVELDGGDSRCRELRGRVRLALGDAARALEDFDRAIELDGGSGAAWSGRGRALLGLGRVDEALEALERAVELAPTLAEAHAGLADALRAAGEYERALEGYDRAVELDGGRAESYLGRGLLFLETERYERAVADLTTAIELGEGADGGAFRARGVAYMRMGRYDDAVEDFTDVVFIAPDDASGYALRGSALAAGGFYDRALLDYNRAIELDGTDALSFHGRGVIFSLRGQYERAVSDFDRAIAADPGFAPAYGSRGDAYTRLGRYDDALADFDRAIELDAASADAYYYRGVLLQKKGEMEKAVDDLRRAVELDPRNARALARLGQVHTALGRYDDAAADFEAALELDADNPDYHFGRGLALSLKGLYDRAVADFDRAIALYSAPDDTAGFDLRRLDDGLDMPSAGHAGSVPLEEALSAAERLAAAYNHRGYARFKSGRTEAAIDDYNTAIGLVPGYAAAYLNSGIAFYASGRYDMAIGDFTKAITLDPSSAAAYLGRGDAYYRQGAMERANDDYIKACVMGEGRGCLYFGIVMGEMASACASGEEGRCKTLLAILEDIITDCEEGGDEGCKLLGIVIEGGRDPSLSDRAARLSGAEP
- a CDS encoding glutamate racemase is translated as MKTDPIGIFDSGIGGLTVLRAIARRLPGESTVYLGDTARVPYGTKSAETIIRYSLENARFLAGCDVKVVVAACNTASAYALGELSEMLDVPVIGVIEPGAARAVGLTRRGRIGVIGTEGTVRSGSYEAAIKRRRPDAEVVSRACPLFVPLAEEGWTCNEVAELTARLYLSALVEAGIDTLVLGCTHYPLLKETIGRVAGPEVRLVDSAEATALEVERLLVEKGLVCGGGEPERRFFVTDSPGRFAAVGRRFFGDGLHRAELVRLGG
- a CDS encoding hemerythrin domain-containing protein, with the translated sequence MGETCPAEDSPSRLTTRQRRTIDKVMDKAMFLKELMEEHTEIRRLLRDLETAVTDSDSMDCRLVSSMLADLEGKLLDHVAREDRRFYPELRTGALEAGQTALLPALDLFINSMGKLSARAREFFDNYGSAVRIAADQEGFKKGFMGLKRDMLERIKSEEGSIYAIYRSYYS
- the polX gene encoding DNA polymerase/3'-5' exonuclease PolX — translated: MENAEIAAVLADIADLLEIKGENAFRVRSYRNAALAIDSLPVKVSTIVAAGARRLEEIPGVGRGIAEKIVELVTTGGLAYLDALEREIPRGLIEVLRVQGMGPKKTALVFRELGVRGLDDLEAAARAGKLRALAGMGEKTEQKVLRSIAQLRRMSGRHRLAVVMAVASELVAYLRGCEGVGRVEAAGSLRRLRDTVGDLDVLVSARHGEPLMERFVAWEAVREVLAKGATRTSVILRNGLQVDVRVVDDGSFGAALQYFTGSKAHNVALRERAVRMGLKISEYGVFDAGDGRRIAGADEAGVYGAVGLPWIPPELRENLGEIEAAEKGELPAPLEVGDIAGDLHCHTTASDGSATIEEMAGAAMDLGYEYLAVTDHSQAVSIAHGLDEKRLARHMEAVDDVNAALSRRGSSFKLLKGAEVDIRADGSLDYGPAALKGLDCVVAAVHSAFNMPGREMTARIVRALSTGLVHILAHPTGRLLTMREPYDLDMEEITASCRKYDVALELNCSPERLDLSDTHLRLARSRGVPVVISTDAHAPQHLSNITLGVRYARRGWIEKKHVLNSRNLKQLMKFLRR
- a CDS encoding putative manganese-dependent inorganic diphosphatase; translation: MAAVRRRHGDGRRGEALSQRRYLFQSMEGSATTYVIGHKNPDTDSIVSAIALAELKRATGMENVHAARAGDINPQTAFVLEYFGVEPPRYLTDVYVKAGDIMNTDVVSVCEGAPVLKVMDLMRSEGVRFVPVLDGARRPVGALTLLELARHYTSKFEVEGSRLVTTSLSNVVEALGARPLLDFLGRDEVVFSVYVGAMSRRSFRRVLEGTEPSRCMIIVGDREGIQMESIERGVGALIVTGGLAVGERVVEAAEAAGVSLVVSPYDTATTALLVRLSTPASRICSSPMETARPDELARDLRFRLARRSGIVVLDDEGALAGVVTKSSLLRPSPTRLILVDHNELSQAVDGADPSNIVEVVDHHRIGNFNTSQAITFICEPVGSTSTLVAELYRRKGVEIGKETAGLLLGGVMSDTVMLRSPTTTERDRRITEWLEEESGLAHEKFGAEIFAATSSIKKRGTRAVVRGDHKVFEAAGRRFGIGQVETIGFGEFHDERQRLREELERVRKEKELSLSALLVTDIVQGTSLLLAVGDKDVIYNLDYPRLDDDLFELKGIISRKKQVVPHIIGVFSGNTA